Proteins encoded in a region of the Candidatus Nanosynbacter sp. HMT-352 genome:
- the serS gene encoding serine--tRNA ligase has protein sequence MLDIKFIRENADLVQKSANDKGYKVDIATLLQLDDERRDLQKQVEALREQRNVISAKMKDGRPDQELIDQGKQLKVELAEREGYLKSTEEKVAAILKNVPNITFDDVPLGGEEDSVEVKVYGDCKTGAKDHLDYAVSRGWVDFERGAKVAGAKFYYLKGDLALLENAVTQFALDYVTKQGFTFMTVPHMVNLRTAEGAGFTPKGEGSNEYVVDGEDLTLIGTAEMSLTGYHADEILDEKDLPLLYAGYSPCYRKEAGTYGKHTRGLFRVHQFNKLEMYAFCLPEQSKEIHEKILSVEEALWQQIGISYHVVNIAAGDLGAPAAKKYDIEYWSPVDQTYRELTSCSNCTDYQARGLNIRVRRENGTIESVHTLNGTAVSLARSLVVILENFQNPDGTLTVPEVLRPYMNGRDVI, from the coding sequence ATGTTAGACATTAAGTTCATCAGGGAAAATGCCGATTTGGTACAAAAGTCGGCAAATGATAAAGGCTACAAAGTTGATATTGCTACGTTGTTGCAATTAGACGATGAGCGCCGCGATTTGCAGAAGCAGGTTGAAGCGCTACGTGAACAGCGGAATGTTATTTCAGCAAAGATGAAAGACGGCCGACCAGACCAAGAGTTAATTGATCAGGGTAAGCAATTGAAAGTTGAGCTAGCAGAGCGTGAGGGTTATTTGAAGTCGACCGAGGAAAAAGTTGCAGCAATTCTTAAAAACGTCCCGAATATCACTTTTGACGACGTGCCTCTGGGTGGCGAAGAAGATTCTGTTGAGGTAAAAGTTTATGGCGATTGTAAAACTGGTGCGAAGGACCACTTGGATTACGCTGTAAGTCGCGGCTGGGTGGACTTTGAACGTGGCGCTAAGGTGGCTGGTGCGAAGTTTTATTATTTGAAGGGCGATTTGGCTTTGCTGGAAAATGCCGTAACTCAATTTGCTTTGGATTACGTAACAAAGCAGGGCTTCACATTTATGACCGTGCCGCATATGGTCAATTTGCGAACAGCTGAGGGTGCGGGTTTTACTCCAAAGGGCGAGGGTAGTAACGAATATGTAGTTGACGGCGAAGATTTGACGCTAATTGGTACGGCGGAAATGTCATTAACCGGCTATCATGCGGACGAAATTTTGGACGAAAAAGATTTGCCATTGCTATACGCTGGATATAGTCCTTGCTATCGAAAAGAGGCGGGAACATACGGCAAGCACACGCGTGGTCTGTTCCGAGTTCACCAGTTTAATAAGTTGGAAATGTACGCGTTCTGTCTGCCGGAGCAATCTAAAGAGATTCATGAGAAAATTCTTAGCGTTGAAGAGGCGCTTTGGCAGCAAATTGGGATTTCTTATCACGTGGTTAATATCGCGGCGGGCGATTTGGGTGCACCGGCTGCAAAGAAATACGACATTGAATATTGGTCGCCAGTTGATCAAACTTACCGTGAGCTGACGAGTTGTTCAAATTGTACTGATTATCAAGCTCGTGGCCTGAATATTCGAGTTCGCCGAGAAAATGGCACTATTGAATCTGTCCATACGTTGAATGGAACTGCGGTGTCGTTAGCGCGATCGCTGGTGGTGATTTTGGAGAATTTCCAGAATCCAGATGGAACTTTGACTGTCCCTGAAGTACTTCGTCCATATATGAATGGTCGTGACGTGATATAA
- the hpf gene encoding ribosome hibernation-promoting factor, HPF/YfiA family, with amino-acid sequence MIKDITITGVKYELNATTKKYVERKIGSLGKYLPRHARKSASADVKIRQIDNPGGNKYEVEVIINVPDKKIVAKDSTMNVLAAVDIVEARLNGQVRKYKDDVLAHVGGSRGVLAKLKRTFGRK; translated from the coding sequence ATGATTAAGGATATTACAATTACTGGCGTTAAATATGAACTGAACGCCACAACAAAAAAATATGTTGAGCGAAAAATTGGTTCGTTGGGAAAATATTTGCCACGCCATGCCCGAAAGAGCGCGTCTGCAGATGTTAAGATTAGGCAGATTGACAATCCTGGCGGCAACAAGTACGAGGTTGAAGTTATTATCAATGTGCCAGATAAGAAAATTGTAGCTAAGGATTCAACCATGAACGTTTTGGCGGCAGTGGATATCGTTGAAGCTAGGCTGAATGGTCAAGTTCGTAAGTATAAAGACGATGTTCTGGCGCATGTTGGCGGAAGTCGTGGGGTTTTGGCGAAGCTGAAGCGAACTTTCGGTCGAAAATAA
- the secA gene encoding preprotein translocase subunit SecA produces the protein MAITQQKALSKIFGDPQKKILKRLRKQVDVINGLNDKYEKMSDKELRAQTDELKKRLSKKNVTLDTILPDAFAVAREAAKRVIGERPYDVQLIGGMVLHEGNVAEMKTGEGKTLVATLPTYLNALEGKGVHVVTVNDYLAQRDAGWMGQVYDFLGLTTGVIINEASFVYDKDYDNEHHDDPRMRKLRPVSRKEAYAADITYGTNNEFGFDYLRDNMVNDVDLLRQRELNFAIVDEVDSILIDEARTPLIISAPAAENPDNYYTFAKIAAKLVPEDYVLDEKRRSVALTDEGVEKVQKLLGIKNLYTPDHVRSVYHMDQALRAQTLFKRDKDYVVTNDGEVIIVDEHTGRLMQGRRYNEGLHQAIEAKEGVPVLEESMTLATISFQNYFRLYNKLSGMTGTAFTEAEEFQQIYSLDVIQIPPNKPVIREDKEDLIFKTEKAKLKAVAEAIKDYHKQGRPVLVGSGSIEKNEQIAKYLEKEGIKFEILNAKNNEREAAIVAKAGEKGAITLATNIAGRGTDIKLGEGVKELGGLVVIGSERHESRRIDNQLRGRGGRQGDPGETQFYVSTEDDLMRIFQGERIASLMDRLGVDDDTPIRTRAVSKTLEAAQKRVEGYNFDTRKNVVQYDNVINRHRRVVYVMRRRILEGDNIKPEIERLLRAKVHELTTLPSKNNPKFVEDFSVIFPVDKEKIEKVGKEKKDHLRYEKALKLVEEAYAEKESEIGADDLRGVEREVYMAVLDTLWMQHLENMQHLREGIHWRSVGQRDPLVEYRSESQKLFESLQANLRDEVLTTIFNIHKADAVVRQSQDDEYDTELTRLAENAVERGVNEIGSGEENRDDDFSVKKGKTSAESNRAKNQARKKKKAQRQNRKKNRK, from the coding sequence ATGGCAATTACACAACAAAAAGCGCTGAGTAAGATTTTTGGCGATCCACAGAAGAAGATTTTGAAACGATTGCGTAAGCAAGTTGACGTTATTAATGGTCTGAATGATAAGTACGAAAAAATGTCAGATAAGGAACTTCGGGCGCAGACTGATGAGCTGAAAAAGCGTTTGTCGAAGAAGAATGTGACGCTTGATACGATTTTGCCAGATGCGTTTGCTGTAGCAAGGGAAGCTGCTAAGCGTGTGATTGGTGAGCGTCCGTATGATGTGCAGTTGATTGGCGGTATGGTTCTTCATGAGGGCAACGTTGCCGAGATGAAAACTGGTGAAGGTAAGACTCTTGTGGCGACATTGCCGACTTACTTGAATGCTCTGGAGGGCAAGGGTGTTCATGTGGTGACGGTTAACGACTATTTGGCTCAGCGCGACGCCGGTTGGATGGGTCAAGTGTATGATTTCTTAGGTTTGACTACTGGTGTGATTATCAATGAGGCGTCATTTGTTTATGATAAAGATTATGACAATGAGCATCACGACGATCCTCGAATGCGAAAGCTTCGTCCGGTTTCACGTAAAGAGGCTTATGCTGCGGACATTACGTACGGCACGAATAACGAGTTTGGTTTTGACTATTTGCGCGACAATATGGTTAACGATGTTGATTTGCTCAGGCAGCGTGAATTGAACTTCGCAATCGTTGACGAGGTTGACTCAATTTTGATCGACGAAGCTCGTACGCCACTTATTATCTCTGCTCCAGCGGCTGAAAATCCTGACAATTATTACACGTTTGCTAAAATCGCTGCGAAGTTGGTTCCGGAAGATTACGTTTTGGATGAGAAGCGCCGAAGTGTTGCTTTGACTGATGAAGGCGTTGAAAAAGTTCAGAAATTGTTGGGAATAAAAAATTTGTACACCCCAGATCACGTACGTAGCGTTTATCACATGGACCAAGCGTTAAGGGCGCAGACATTATTCAAGCGCGATAAGGATTATGTTGTAACTAACGATGGCGAAGTGATTATTGTTGACGAGCATACTGGTCGTCTGATGCAGGGTCGCCGCTACAATGAAGGTTTGCATCAGGCCATTGAGGCAAAAGAAGGTGTTCCTGTGCTGGAAGAGAGTATGACCTTGGCGACAATTTCCTTCCAGAATTACTTCCGTTTGTACAATAAATTGAGCGGTATGACTGGTACGGCGTTCACTGAAGCTGAAGAGTTTCAACAAATTTATTCACTTGATGTTATCCAAATTCCACCGAACAAACCAGTTATTCGCGAGGATAAGGAAGATCTGATTTTCAAGACTGAAAAGGCTAAACTGAAAGCTGTCGCTGAGGCGATTAAGGATTACCACAAGCAAGGTCGTCCTGTTTTGGTTGGCTCTGGCTCTATTGAAAAGAACGAGCAAATTGCTAAATATTTGGAAAAAGAAGGCATTAAGTTTGAGATTCTGAACGCCAAGAACAATGAGCGTGAGGCTGCGATTGTTGCGAAAGCCGGTGAAAAAGGCGCGATTACTTTGGCTACGAATATTGCTGGTCGTGGTACTGACATTAAGCTTGGCGAGGGTGTTAAGGAGCTTGGTGGCTTGGTTGTTATCGGTTCAGAGCGACACGAATCACGCCGAATTGACAATCAGTTGCGCGGTCGTGGCGGACGCCAGGGTGATCCAGGCGAGACTCAGTTCTACGTTTCGACCGAAGATGATTTGATGCGAATTTTCCAGGGCGAGCGAATTGCGTCATTGATGGACAGATTGGGTGTTGATGACGATACACCAATCAGAACTCGCGCTGTATCGAAAACATTGGAAGCGGCACAGAAGCGAGTTGAAGGCTACAATTTTGATACGCGCAAAAATGTTGTTCAATACGACAATGTAATTAATCGTCATCGCCGCGTCGTTTATGTTATGCGACGTAGAATTTTGGAAGGCGACAATATTAAGCCAGAAATTGAGCGATTATTGCGAGCTAAAGTTCACGAATTGACAACTCTTCCATCAAAGAATAATCCAAAGTTTGTCGAGGATTTCTCAGTTATTTTCCCAGTTGATAAGGAAAAAATTGAAAAGGTTGGCAAGGAAAAGAAAGATCATTTGCGCTATGAGAAGGCGTTGAAGTTGGTTGAGGAAGCCTATGCAGAGAAAGAGTCTGAAATTGGTGCTGATGATTTGCGTGGAGTTGAGCGCGAAGTCTATATGGCTGTTCTAGATACTCTGTGGATGCAGCATTTGGAGAATATGCAGCATCTGCGTGAAGGTATTCACTGGCGTAGTGTTGGGCAACGAGATCCTTTAGTGGAATATCGATCAGAATCTCAGAAATTGTTTGAAAGTTTGCAGGCTAATCTTCGCGATGAAGTCTTGACGACAATATTTAATATTCATAAAGCCGATGCGGTGGTTCGTCAATCTCAAGATGATGAATATGATACTGAGCTAACTAGGTTGGCTGAAAATGCCGTTGAGCGTGGCGTAAATGAAATTGGTTCGGGTGAAGAAAATCGTGACGATGATTTTTCTGTGAAAAAGGGTAAGACTAGTGCGGAATCAAATCGCGCGAAAAATCAAGCTCGAAAGAAGAAGAAGGCTCAGCGACAGAATCGTAAGAAAAATCGTAAATAA
- a CDS encoding M16 family metallopeptidase: MKHTVEEIRLKNGARGLLIDVPDATVMSFQVQFRAGNRYVLNKDIYETAHIMEHMAFGANEKFRSEHNYEQEFTKNGAYHNAYTSDYSMVYEAICADFEWDRILELQRLAITTPRFNADELEAEKGNVRSELTGYLNNHNRVMWPRIQQALGEDILTYNQRLKTIANIELKDIKNHHKRTHTLKNMRFVVAGKMAGRKAAIKEHLEGWQLEAGERFVIPRDEPRRANPVLVRRKEATNLTFGWSMMIPRELSDEEVTAMNALNHILTGTMSSRIFGSARKKGLAYSIFSDTSIGFYDSAWDFGGQVNVETAEKLFDIIVRELKKVLAGSISEEDLESVKSYSLGRYQMGAQTVGQVSNFYIGRYFADDFVRDYAAVPDSILAVTPDQLIETARQFFASNTWTLAAVTSEEKELLTKLYDKLDKLF, from the coding sequence ATGAAACATACGGTTGAGGAAATTAGGCTGAAGAATGGTGCACGCGGCTTATTGATTGACGTTCCAGACGCTACAGTAATGAGTTTTCAGGTGCAATTTAGGGCTGGTAATCGCTACGTCCTGAACAAAGATATTTACGAAACGGCTCATATTATGGAGCATATGGCGTTTGGTGCGAACGAAAAGTTCCGTTCGGAGCATAATTATGAGCAGGAATTTACCAAGAATGGCGCTTATCACAATGCTTACACTTCTGACTATTCAATGGTTTATGAAGCTATTTGTGCGGATTTTGAATGGGATAGGATTTTGGAGCTTCAGAGGCTGGCTATTACAACGCCACGATTCAACGCCGATGAGCTTGAGGCAGAAAAGGGTAATGTTCGCTCTGAATTAACTGGTTATCTCAATAATCACAACCGCGTGATGTGGCCACGCATTCAGCAGGCGCTGGGTGAAGATATTTTGACGTATAATCAGCGCTTAAAAACAATTGCTAATATTGAACTAAAGGATATTAAAAATCATCACAAGCGAACGCATACCTTGAAGAATATGCGGTTTGTGGTAGCTGGAAAAATGGCTGGACGAAAAGCGGCTATTAAAGAACATCTTGAGGGTTGGCAATTAGAGGCTGGCGAACGATTTGTCATTCCGCGCGATGAACCACGCAGGGCTAATCCGGTTTTAGTTAGACGAAAAGAGGCGACGAATTTGACATTTGGCTGGTCGATGATGATTCCACGTGAACTAAGCGATGAAGAAGTTACTGCCATGAATGCATTGAATCATATTTTAACTGGCACGATGAGCTCAAGGATTTTTGGTTCGGCTCGTAAAAAAGGCTTGGCGTATAGTATTTTTAGCGATACATCGATTGGTTTTTATGATTCGGCTTGGGATTTTGGCGGACAAGTAAATGTCGAAACCGCAGAAAAGCTCTTTGATATTATCGTGAGAGAGTTGAAGAAGGTTTTGGCTGGATCTATTTCTGAAGAAGATTTGGAGAGTGTGAAGTCGTATTCGTTGGGTCGTTATCAAATGGGTGCTCAAACTGTTGGGCAAGTAAGCAATTTCTACATAGGACGATATTTTGCTGATGATTTTGTGAGAGATTATGCCGCTGTTCCAGATTCTATTTTGGCGGTAACTCCTGATCAGTTGATTGAAACGGCTCGTCAATTTTTTGCATCTAACACATGGACGTTGGCAGCAGTTACTTCGGAAGAAAAAGAGCTATTAACAAAGCTGTACGATAAGCTCGACAAGCTATTCTAG
- the murD gene encoding UDP-N-acetylmuramoyl-L-alanine--D-glutamate ligase: MKIVIAGFGVEGQSNLRYFREKFPEADFLVADEREKVDNLSENVAYQTGFSGLEDADLIIRSPSLPPKKINTSGQIWSSTNEFFANCPATIIGVTGTKGKGTTCSFISSILRAAGKTVHLVGNIGVPALDILPKIEKNDIVVYELSSFQLWDLQKSPHVAVVLMIEPDHLNIHADFNDYLAAKANITKSQTADDYVVYNSQNEFSSSIADTSSAQKKEYPFILSDDITSAIRLPGKHNIDNACAAIAAVKSILPNVLDDEIKKGLSEFTGLPHRLKFVAEKYGVKYYDDSISTTPGSAIAALKAFAEPKILILGGSDKGADYSELAQEIARQNVRLIIINGANSDEIREVLREEKIDCEIIQLNMAEMKEVAKLAKNKAQFGDVVILSPAAASFDMFKSYSDRGEQFVAAVEEL, from the coding sequence ATGAAAATTGTCATTGCTGGTTTTGGTGTTGAAGGTCAATCTAATTTGCGTTATTTTCGAGAGAAGTTTCCGGAAGCTGATTTTTTAGTGGCGGACGAGCGTGAAAAAGTAGATAATTTGTCGGAAAATGTGGCTTATCAGACGGGATTTTCGGGGCTGGAGGATGCAGATTTAATCATTAGATCTCCGAGTCTTCCGCCAAAAAAGATAAATACTAGCGGTCAAATTTGGTCATCTACTAATGAATTTTTTGCCAATTGCCCAGCGACTATAATTGGCGTGACTGGCACAAAAGGCAAGGGGACGACGTGTAGTTTTATCTCGTCGATTTTGCGCGCGGCAGGTAAAACCGTTCATTTGGTGGGAAATATCGGCGTGCCAGCTTTAGATATTTTGCCAAAAATTGAGAAAAATGACATTGTTGTTTATGAATTGTCCAGTTTTCAATTGTGGGATTTGCAGAAATCTCCGCACGTTGCCGTGGTGCTGATGATTGAACCTGACCACTTGAATATCCACGCTGATTTTAATGATTATTTGGCGGCAAAAGCGAATATTACTAAGTCTCAAACCGCTGACGATTATGTTGTCTATAATTCTCAAAATGAGTTTAGTTCGTCGATTGCAGATACGAGTTCGGCACAAAAAAAGGAATATCCATTTATTCTTTCGGACGATATAACTTCTGCGATTCGCTTGCCGGGGAAACATAATATTGACAATGCGTGCGCGGCGATAGCGGCGGTGAAATCGATTTTGCCGAACGTGTTGGATGATGAGATAAAGAAGGGGCTTAGCGAGTTTACGGGGCTACCACATCGATTGAAGTTTGTTGCTGAAAAATACGGCGTGAAATATTACGATGATAGCATTTCAACTACGCCAGGTAGCGCGATTGCGGCATTAAAAGCTTTTGCGGAGCCGAAGATTTTAATTTTGGGTGGCTCGGATAAAGGTGCCGACTATTCAGAATTGGCACAAGAAATTGCCAGACAAAACGTACGACTGATAATTATCAATGGCGCTAACTCTGATGAAATTAGGGAAGTCTTAAGGGAAGAAAAAATTGATTGCGAAATTATCCAGTTGAATATGGCAGAAATGAAAGAGGTTGCTAAATTAGCTAAAAATAAAGCGCAATTTGGCGACGTGGTAATTCTTAGCCCGGCGGCCGCCAGTTTTGATATGTTTAAGAGTTATTCTGATCGTGGCGAGCAATTTGTTGCCGCCGTAGAAGAGCTTTAA
- the hpt gene encoding hypoxanthine phosphoribosyltransferase, with translation MDKDIEKILFTNEEIKTAVQKLGKKLTEDYHDKNPVVVGILRGAAPFMIDLIQAMDCYMEIDFMAVSSYGDDTKSSGSVKIIKDLDTDVTDRHVLIVEDIIDSGRTAQALRELFAAKNAASAKICSLLDKPARREVDAKADYVGIDTPNEFVVGYGLDFRQQYRNLPYIGILKPEVYQD, from the coding sequence ATGGATAAAGATATTGAGAAAATTCTATTTACAAACGAAGAAATAAAAACGGCAGTTCAAAAACTTGGGAAAAAATTGACCGAGGATTATCACGATAAAAATCCTGTTGTCGTGGGTATTTTACGCGGCGCAGCGCCGTTTATGATCGACTTGATACAAGCGATGGATTGCTATATGGAAATTGACTTCATGGCGGTTTCCAGCTACGGTGACGACACAAAATCTTCTGGATCTGTAAAAATCATCAAAGATTTGGATACCGACGTGACTGATAGGCATGTGTTGATAGTTGAGGACATAATTGACAGTGGTCGAACCGCCCAGGCGCTAAGAGAATTATTTGCCGCAAAAAATGCTGCGTCGGCAAAAATATGCTCGCTATTAGATAAACCAGCGCGGCGCGAAGTTGACGCAAAAGCCGATTATGTTGGTATCGATACGCCGAATGAATTCGTCGTTGGCTATGGTCTGGATTTTCGCCAGCAATATCGCAACTTGCCATACATCGGCATCCTAAAACCAGAAGTCTATCAAGATTAA
- the prfB gene encoding peptide chain release factor 2 — MQPLKKKIGELEKEIEQAKKALKFSELEQKLAELDDQLNQPEIWNNPDYAQELTKQAASLRQTVEPWRTLTVQVGDMVELMELGDDDLLPEFQAQVAAIEKSFDRHKTDLLFSGEYDNRSAIMRISAGVGGLDAQDFAAMLERMYLRWAEKSGMKVDTLERSTNDDAGIKTVVLEISGSFAYGKLRSENGVHRLVRLSPFNADNLRQTSFALVEVLPKIDAPDEISIDPSDLRIDVYRSGGKGGQGVNTTDSAVRVTHEPTGITVAIQNERSQIQNKETALKILRSKLLAMKLEQHAETLSDLRAGESANWGSQIRNYVLHPYTLVKDTRTKHENRNTQGILDGDIDEFITAYLEQNANSKNI; from the coding sequence ATGCAACCGCTAAAAAAGAAAATTGGTGAATTAGAAAAAGAAATTGAACAGGCTAAAAAAGCGCTTAAGTTTTCTGAGTTGGAGCAGAAATTGGCGGAGCTGGACGATCAATTGAACCAGCCGGAAATTTGGAATAATCCTGATTACGCCCAAGAATTAACGAAACAAGCCGCCAGTCTTCGTCAGACCGTCGAGCCTTGGCGGACTTTGACGGTGCAGGTTGGTGATATGGTGGAGCTGATGGAGCTTGGCGATGACGATTTATTGCCGGAATTCCAGGCACAAGTTGCGGCGATTGAAAAGAGTTTTGATAGGCATAAAACCGATTTGTTATTCTCTGGCGAATATGACAATCGCTCGGCAATTATGCGCATTTCCGCTGGCGTGGGCGGGCTGGATGCGCAGGATTTTGCGGCGATGTTGGAGCGAATGTATTTGCGCTGGGCGGAAAAGTCTGGAATGAAGGTTGATACGCTGGAACGCTCGACAAATGATGACGCTGGAATTAAAACGGTCGTTTTGGAGATTTCTGGATCTTTTGCTTATGGAAAATTGCGGTCGGAAAATGGCGTGCATCGTTTGGTGCGATTAAGTCCGTTTAATGCGGACAATTTGCGGCAGACTAGTTTTGCGCTTGTCGAGGTTTTGCCAAAAATTGACGCGCCCGATGAAATATCAATTGATCCGAGTGATTTAAGAATTGACGTCTATCGTTCGGGCGGCAAGGGCGGTCAAGGTGTAAATACGACGGATTCGGCGGTTCGAGTGACGCATGAGCCGACGGGAATTACGGTGGCTATTCAGAATGAGCGCTCGCAAATTCAGAATAAAGAAACGGCGTTGAAGATTCTTCGGTCAAAATTGTTAGCGATGAAATTAGAGCAACACGCCGAAACTTTGTCTGACCTTAGGGCTGGCGAATCGGCAAATTGGGGTAGTCAAATTAGAAATTACGTCTTGCATCCATATACTCTAGTTAAAGATACGCGCACAAAGCATGAAAACCGCAACACTCAAGGCATTTTAGATGGCGATATTGACGAATTTATCACGGCGTATTTAGAACAAAATGCTAATTCTAAAAATATTTAG
- the ftsE gene encoding cell division ATP-binding protein FtsE, with protein sequence MILLDRVTKNYGKSNKPALNRASIHVGAGEFVIIVGTSGAGKSTLLKLLTREEKPSSGKIVVGGIDYDNLKDKHIPLLRRKIGVVFQDFKLLPNRTVFENVAFALEIAGMTNREIKATVPKVIELVGLKGKEKHFPHQLSGGERQRVAIARAVVRQPKILIADEPTGNLDPKHSWDIVRLLEKINKYGTTVILTTHNVEIVNKLKRRVITIDHGKITSDQARGSYKQ encoded by the coding sequence ATGATTCTGTTAGATAGGGTAACGAAGAACTACGGTAAAAGTAACAAGCCGGCACTGAACCGAGCAAGCATTCATGTTGGCGCTGGTGAGTTTGTGATTATTGTTGGTACGTCGGGTGCTGGCAAATCGACTCTTTTGAAGCTTTTGACCAGGGAAGAAAAGCCGAGCTCTGGAAAAATTGTGGTTGGCGGAATTGATTATGACAATTTGAAGGACAAGCATATTCCGCTGTTGCGTCGTAAAATTGGCGTGGTTTTTCAGGATTTTAAGTTGCTTCCGAATCGAACGGTGTTTGAAAATGTGGCGTTTGCGTTGGAAATTGCTGGAATGACAAATCGGGAAATTAAGGCAACTGTACCGAAGGTGATCGAACTGGTTGGTCTTAAGGGGAAGGAAAAGCATTTTCCTCATCAGCTTTCTGGCGGCGAGCGTCAGCGTGTAGCAATTGCGCGGGCGGTGGTACGTCAGCCGAAGATCCTGATTGCAGATGAGCCGACTGGAAACTTGGACCCGAAGCACAGTTGGGACATTGTTCGCTTGCTAGAAAAAATTAACAAGTATGGTACGACGGTTATTTTGACGACTCACAACGTGGAGATTGTTAATAAATTGAAGCGGCGCGTTATTACAATTGATCATGGTAAAATCACCTCTGATCAGGCGAGGGGGAGTTATAAGCAGTAA
- a CDS encoding cell division protein FtsX, producing the protein MKSSNKSNKSKETIRIRQRRRGWLTFVRMCRYGINNFSRNAWLTIAATAVMSVTLIIVFVTLSARQVLVDTVSNVSKHADMSIYLKGDTPEKTIKTIKSRIEKLDNVDSVKYISAEEAREKQAEQYKDNPDTLEAIRESSNEMSATLRVSVKELNNQQSLNNFVKTDDLYKKYKDPRREPSFSGERQQAIKTVGNWVRLASIGGSIATVVFVVISSLVVFNTIRMAIFNRKDEIEMMKLIGAERSFIRGPFIVEAIMYGFIAAIIATIAGYSLLFFAHDPMVKYGIPIDNLLSHLMVYGVLVFLGMILVGASIGVASSWVATRKYLKL; encoded by the coding sequence ATGAAATCATCTAATAAGTCAAACAAAAGCAAAGAAACTATCCGTATACGTCAGCGTCGACGAGGTTGGTTGACGTTTGTCAGAATGTGCCGATATGGTATCAATAACTTTAGCCGTAATGCCTGGCTGACAATTGCTGCAACTGCAGTGATGAGTGTTACGCTGATTATCGTGTTTGTGACATTATCAGCGCGTCAAGTTCTAGTTGACACCGTCTCGAATGTCTCTAAGCATGCCGATATGTCAATTTACTTGAAGGGCGACACGCCAGAAAAAACGATTAAAACGATTAAATCTCGAATTGAAAAATTAGATAATGTCGATAGTGTTAAGTATATTTCCGCGGAAGAAGCGCGTGAAAAGCAAGCTGAACAATATAAGGACAATCCAGACACGCTTGAGGCGATTCGCGAGTCTAGTAATGAGATGTCGGCGACGCTTCGTGTTTCTGTGAAAGAACTGAATAATCAGCAATCCTTAAATAATTTTGTTAAAACCGATGATCTGTACAAAAAATATAAAGACCCTCGTAGGGAGCCGTCATTCTCAGGTGAGCGCCAGCAAGCTATTAAAACGGTTGGTAATTGGGTGAGATTGGCGAGTATCGGTGGTTCGATTGCTACGGTTGTTTTCGTGGTAATTTCTTCGCTTGTGGTCTTTAATACTATTCGCATGGCAATTTTTAACCGCAAGGACGAGATTGAGATGATGAAGTTGATTGGCGCGGAACGCAGCTTCATCAGAGGTCCGTTTATCGTTGAGGCCATAATGTATGGATTTATCGCGGCAATCATTGCGACAATAGCCGGGTATAGCTTGCTGTTTTTTGCCCATGATCCGATGGTAAAATATGGCATTCCCATTGATAATCTTTTGAGTCATCTGATGGTTTATGGGGTGCTAGTTTTCTTGGGCATGATCTTAGTCGGCGCATCAATTGGCGTGGCGTCATCTTGGGTGGCAACTCGTAAGTATCTAAAGCTGTAA